Genomic DNA from Candidatus Caldatribacterium sp.:
GCAGTTGTAGGGTACGGGGAAGATTGGACGCCGAATCGAAAGTTTCCCGATATGCTCCGAAGTGGTCTCACGGTGGTTGGAAAAAACACGAGAATTCCTCCGGGAATTCTCATAGGCAGGAACTGCCGCATAGGTCCGGATCTCGACTACGGTGATTTCCCCAAGGAGAGTATTCCAAGTGGGGAGAGTGTTGAGAGAGAGAGCTTGGGGGGCTGACAAAGTGCGAAGTCTTGTCCTTCTCGTCCTTCTGTGCCTTGGATTTCTGGGCGGAAGCATGGCCTCGGGGCAACCCTTTACTTTCGAAATTGCGCCGGAAGAGCTTGAAGAGATTCCGAAACTCGAGACCTCGCCCTTTTTGGATGTACTTCCCGACCGGGGGAACTTTGGGGTTTACCGGCCGGGAGAGAGGATCGTTCTCACCCTTTCAAGCGAGAGGGATGGGTACGTGAGTGTTTTCGATTACACTCCCCAGGGGGAGGCACAAATCCTGAAAAACAACGAATTCTTCGTAGCAGGTTCACAAAAGAGGATTTCTGGCACGGTAGTGGGGCCTGAGGGCGTGGAACGTTTTCTCGTAGTATTGACTCCGAGGGCTATTCCGGATCGAATTCTGGTAGAGGCGATGAAGCGGCCAACGAGGATTCGAGCGCTTCTTGGGGACGAGGTCCATGTGCAGCACTGTGCAATCCAGATTACGGAAGAACGTGTGCTTGCTCCTTCCTTCCTGCAGTTTGATCGGGTTGTACAGGAAGTGGCTCCAGGAGCAAGGGTAAAACTTCGGGTTTTTCTTGGGGATGAGGCTGGTAACGGCCTTGCCAATCGTCGTATTCAATGGGAAGTCAGTGAGGGGAAACTCGAAAGGTACCAAACCTTCACGAACACTTCCGGATTTTCTGAGGTTTGGTACGTAGCACCATCCCTTGCAGAAGAGAAAGAGGTCACCGTTCGAGCGTCTTTTGAGGGAGACATGGTGTATGGAGCTTCCTCTCAGGAAATCCGTTTCCTTGTGCGAGCTGAGAAGCGAATGACGGTTCTTGAGGTTTCGCCGGCAGTTTTCCGGGTCGGCGCGGGAGAGGCGATGGAACTCGAGGCCCTCCTGCAGGACGCTCAGGGAAACCCTATCGGAGGGAAAGTGGTGCATTGGACGGCAAGTGTTGGGACCTTCGAGCATGTTAACACTACGACGGATTCCTCGGGGAGGGCTGAGAACCGCTTTTTCGCCCCCTGGACGGAAGCCCGAGAGAGTGTGGAAATCCGGGTTTCCTTTGGAGGGACGGCGAGGTTTCTTCCCTCGGAGGGGTACGCAAGGGGAACTGTGAGTGGA
This window encodes:
- a CDS encoding Ig-like domain-containing protein, with the translated sequence MASGQPFTFEIAPEELEEIPKLETSPFLDVLPDRGNFGVYRPGERIVLTLSSERDGYVSVFDYTPQGEAQILKNNEFFVAGSQKRISGTVVGPEGVERFLVVLTPRAIPDRILVEAMKRPTRIRALLGDEVHVQHCAIQITEERVLAPSFLQFDRVVQEVAPGARVKLRVFLGDEAGNGLANRRIQWEVSEGKLERYQTFTNTSGFSEVWYVAPSLAEEKEVTVRASFEGDMVYGASSQEIRFLVRAEKRMTVLEVSPAVFRVGAGEAMELEALLQDAQGNPIGGKVVHWTASVGTFEHVNTTTDSSGRAENRFFAPWTEARESVEIRVSFGGTARFLPSEGYARGTVSGMGVYFGEGFYFLDWSSGKVKTNFENLVYQGRVEKGFFENPVFALLLGEGEYLEASFVLSQPLQAGALCVWGAADAPGALRLYVNGQLSFAGKVEKGKGNPLRVHIVSLAPFLELGENAIRVEFVPDEVGAQYALQRVLVVF